A window from Actinomycetospora corticicola encodes these proteins:
- a CDS encoding DUF2630 family protein — MADEPRTDAELARAIDENAEAEHALRSASHGGLDDADADRLRELQVERDRLFDLKRQRQAQRDAGEDPGEAHERDARTVEGYRQ; from the coding sequence ATGGCCGACGAACCCCGCACCGACGCCGAACTCGCCCGCGCGATCGACGAGAACGCCGAGGCCGAGCACGCCCTGCGCAGCGCCTCCCACGGCGGTCTCGACGACGCCGACGCCGACCGCCTGCGCGAGCTGCAGGTCGAGCGCGACCGGCTCTTCGACCTCAAGCGCCAGCGCCAGGCCCAGCGCGACGCCGGAGAGGATCCGGGCGAGGCCCACGAGCGCGACGCCCGGACGGTCGAGGGCTACCGGCAGTAG
- a CDS encoding galactose oxidase early set domain-containing protein translates to MGGAGRGRQRGPGAPGARLIPGPHTPAPRGGVVLRASRRLRPLALTAIALAVLLGVNLPPAVAYVQDWQYQRLINSLDYQRQFGKWDVLELPVDQRVNAIHSALLPSGKIMLIAGSGNKEDMFATKALKSLLYDPATGASKVIPVPDDMFCAGQTLLPDGRLLVAGGTARYEKLDGAVTFAGGAMRVKNENPDVGRDIPAGTEFVSPEGKAYRTIRPNVVPPATKVATRTGATVTAAEERVFVEAVAPGPQGITAQPGLQYAITGLDAAAGKDVYGLGEALTLDKQNYQGTEAAYTFDPVAETWSRVDDMDFARWYPTLTPLPNGEVLALSGLDNIGNVLNGETEHFDPRTNRFVEDKQLTQYFPTYPAVFATEQPNRLFYSGTNSGYGPAEAGRLPGFWDLGTNVLTPVGGLRDPNLLETAGSAWLGPVQDQRMVVVGGGGIGESPLTTARIDEIDLDSPDPAFRPGPVLPDPVRYPNLTTLPDDSMLISHGSRDYRGKGSSDVLDAHLLRPEGGPGGTLVEAADPVVGRNYHGQAVLLPDGRVLTAGSDPLFDDERNTIPGTFEQRLEIYTPPYLFQGGKRPEITAAPDVMRRGTTVEVQTPDAERIQKVRLMRLMSSTHVTAVDQFSIAVDARATGPDTLELALPAEIETMQVGNYMLVLVDDRGVPSVGSMVRVP, encoded by the coding sequence GTGGGTGGGGCGGGCCGTGGCCGCCAGCGGGGCCCGGGGGCCCCCGGTGCCCGCCTGATCCCGGGCCCGCACACCCCCGCTCCCCGAGGAGGTGTCGTCCTGCGCGCCTCGCGTCGGCTCCGACCTCTCGCCCTGACCGCCATCGCCCTCGCCGTCCTGCTCGGCGTCAACCTGCCGCCCGCCGTCGCCTACGTGCAGGACTGGCAGTACCAGCGCCTGATCAACTCGCTCGACTACCAGCGCCAGTTCGGCAAGTGGGACGTCCTCGAACTGCCCGTCGACCAGCGCGTCAACGCGATCCACTCCGCGCTCCTGCCCAGCGGCAAGATCATGCTGATCGCCGGGTCGGGCAACAAGGAGGACATGTTCGCGACCAAGGCGCTGAAGAGCCTGCTCTACGACCCCGCGACCGGCGCCTCGAAGGTCATCCCCGTCCCCGACGACATGTTCTGCGCCGGTCAGACGCTCCTTCCCGACGGCAGGCTGCTGGTCGCGGGAGGCACCGCGCGTTACGAGAAGCTCGACGGCGCCGTCACCTTCGCCGGCGGCGCGATGCGGGTGAAGAACGAGAACCCCGACGTCGGGCGCGACATCCCCGCGGGCACCGAGTTCGTCTCCCCCGAGGGCAAGGCCTACCGCACGATCCGGCCGAACGTGGTCCCGCCGGCGACGAAGGTCGCGACCCGCACCGGGGCCACCGTCACCGCCGCCGAGGAGCGGGTGTTCGTCGAGGCCGTGGCGCCCGGGCCGCAGGGCATCACGGCGCAGCCCGGCCTGCAGTACGCGATCACCGGGCTGGACGCGGCCGCCGGGAAGGACGTCTACGGGCTCGGCGAGGCGCTGACCCTGGACAAGCAGAACTACCAGGGCACCGAGGCCGCCTACACGTTCGACCCGGTCGCGGAGACCTGGTCGCGCGTGGACGACATGGACTTCGCGCGCTGGTACCCGACGCTGACCCCGCTGCCCAACGGCGAGGTGCTGGCCCTGTCCGGGCTGGACAACATCGGCAACGTGCTGAACGGCGAGACCGAGCACTTCGACCCGCGCACCAACCGGTTCGTCGAGGACAAGCAGCTCACCCAGTACTTCCCGACCTACCCCGCGGTCTTCGCCACCGAGCAGCCGAACCGGCTCTTCTACTCCGGCACCAACTCGGGGTACGGGCCGGCCGAGGCCGGGCGCCTGCCCGGCTTCTGGGACCTCGGCACGAACGTCCTCACCCCGGTCGGGGGCCTGCGCGACCCGAACCTGCTCGAGACGGCGGGCTCCGCCTGGCTGGGCCCGGTGCAGGACCAGCGGATGGTGGTCGTCGGCGGCGGCGGGATCGGCGAGAGCCCGTTGACCACCGCACGGATCGACGAGATCGACCTGGACTCCCCCGACCCGGCGTTCCGGCCCGGGCCGGTGCTGCCCGACCCGGTGCGCTACCCCAACCTCACGACGCTGCCCGACGACTCGATGCTCATCAGCCACGGCTCGCGCGACTACCGCGGCAAGGGCAGCTCCGACGTCCTCGACGCGCATCTGCTGCGTCCCGAGGGCGGCCCGGGCGGGACGCTCGTGGAGGCGGCCGACCCGGTGGTCGGGCGGAACTACCACGGTCAGGCGGTCCTGCTCCCCGACGGACGGGTCCTGACGGCGGGTTCGGACCCGCTCTTCGACGACGAGCGCAACACGATCCCGGGGACCTTCGAGCAGCGTCTCGAGATCTACACCCCGCCCTACCTGTTCCAGGGCGGGAAGCGACCGGAGATCACCGCGGCGCCCGACGTCATGCGCCGGGGCACCACCGTGGAGGTGCAGACCCCCGACGCCGAGCGCATCCAGAAGGTGCGCCTGATGCGGCTGATGTCGTCCACGCACGTGACCGCGGTGGACCAGTTCTCCATCGCGGTCGACGCGCGGGCGACCGGACCGGACACCCTGGAGCTGGCCCTCCCGGCCGAGATCGAGACGATGCAGGTGGGCAACTACATGCTCGTGCTGGTCGACGACCGGGGCGTGCCGTCGGTGGGGTCGATGGTCCGGGTGCCGTAG
- a CDS encoding FAD-binding oxidoreductase has translation MTAAPATSTASLAIRSHDPGYDAAVATFNTAHRPRPDLVLEARSPDDVVAGVRRARAEGLAVTVQATGHGIASDLAGSLLISTRHLDDVRVDAGRRVAVVGGGATWAQVIAAATPHGLAPICGSSSGVGVAGFLLGGGHGPLSREFGVGSDHLRRAVVVTGAGELVDTDDDPDLLAALRGGKAGFGIVVELEVDLHPVTRLYGGGIFLPGEAAPAVLPAWRDWVAALPEHASSSVALLRLPPDPSLPPPLQGRFVVHLRFTTTGSTEEGEALIAPMRALGRGERSDGGYDVEPIADMVGEMPFAAIDAVHADPTDPMPVWDSSALLTDLPDTALEALLAVAGPGVETPLIMAELRAFGGAITRRPDLDSVAGRDAPFGLYALGPMVPELVGVVPIVVQGVVDALKPWSAGVLPNFLGAAHGGVVGRAWDDETLVRLLATRTRLDPDGVFGRVGTRIGE, from the coding sequence ATGACCGCCGCCCCCGCCACCTCGACCGCCTCCCTCGCGATCCGTTCGCATGACCCCGGCTACGACGCCGCGGTCGCCACCTTCAACACCGCCCACCGGCCACGCCCCGACCTGGTCCTGGAGGCCCGCAGTCCGGACGACGTCGTCGCCGGCGTCCGCCGCGCCCGCGCCGAGGGCCTCGCGGTGACCGTGCAGGCGACCGGCCACGGCATCGCCTCCGATCTGGCCGGGTCGCTGCTGATCTCCACCCGTCACCTCGACGACGTCCGCGTCGACGCGGGCCGTCGGGTCGCCGTCGTCGGAGGCGGCGCCACCTGGGCGCAGGTCATCGCCGCCGCGACGCCGCACGGCCTCGCGCCGATCTGCGGGTCCTCCTCGGGCGTCGGCGTCGCCGGCTTCCTGCTCGGCGGCGGGCACGGCCCCCTGTCGCGGGAGTTCGGGGTCGGCTCCGACCACCTGCGCCGGGCGGTCGTCGTCACCGGCGCGGGGGAGCTCGTCGACACCGACGACGACCCCGACCTCCTCGCCGCCCTGCGCGGCGGCAAGGCCGGGTTCGGGATCGTCGTCGAGCTCGAGGTCGACCTGCACCCGGTGACCCGTCTGTACGGCGGCGGCATCTTCCTGCCCGGCGAGGCCGCGCCCGCGGTCCTCCCGGCCTGGCGCGACTGGGTGGCGGCGCTGCCCGAGCACGCCTCGAGCTCGGTCGCGCTGCTCCGGCTGCCCCCGGACCCGTCGCTGCCGCCGCCCCTGCAGGGCCGGTTCGTCGTGCACCTGCGCTTCACGACGACGGGTTCGACCGAGGAGGGCGAGGCGCTGATCGCACCGATGCGTGCTCTGGGCAGGGGCGAGCGGAGCGACGGGGGATATGACGTCGAGCCGATCGCCGACATGGTCGGGGAGATGCCGTTCGCCGCGATCGACGCGGTGCACGCCGACCCTACCGACCCGATGCCGGTGTGGGACTCCTCGGCGCTGCTGACCGACCTGCCCGACACGGCCCTGGAGGCCCTGCTCGCGGTCGCCGGCCCCGGGGTGGAGACGCCGCTGATCATGGCCGAGCTGCGCGCGTTCGGCGGCGCGATCACCCGTCGTCCGGACCTCGACTCCGTCGCCGGCCGCGACGCCCCGTTCGGGCTCTACGCGCTCGGCCCGATGGTGCCCGAGCTGGTCGGCGTCGTGCCGATCGTCGTGCAGGGCGTGGTGGACGCGCTCAAGCCCTGGTCGGCGGGGGTGCTCCCGAACTTCCTGGGCGCGGCGCACGGCGGCGTGGTCGGCCGGGCCTGGGACGACGAGACCCTCGTGCGGCTGCTCGCCACCCGGACCCGGCTCGACCCGGACGGGGTGTTCGGCCGGGTCGGCACACGGATCGGCGAGTAA
- a CDS encoding RidA family protein: protein MTNTELDATIRINPTSWNLGFHYDQAQLRPAPARLLTVAGQGSIDEHGALLHADDMGAQMALAVANVESLLAEGGMDLRDVTRLVVYVTDMDAALVSYGALVERLAALDATPPATLLEVARLAVPGMCVEIDATAGR, encoded by the coding sequence ATGACGAACACCGAGCTCGACGCCACGATCCGGATCAACCCGACCAGCTGGAACCTCGGCTTCCACTACGACCAGGCGCAGCTCCGGCCCGCACCAGCCCGGTTACTCACCGTCGCCGGGCAGGGCTCCATCGACGAGCACGGCGCGTTGCTGCACGCCGACGACATGGGCGCCCAGATGGCGCTCGCCGTCGCGAACGTGGAGTCCCTGCTCGCCGAGGGCGGCATGGACCTGCGCGACGTCACCCGCCTCGTCGTGTACGTGACCGACATGGACGCCGCGCTCGTGTCCTACGGCGCGCTCGTCGAGCGGCTCGCCGCCCTGGACGCCACGCCGCCGGCGACGCTCCTCGAGGTCGCCCGTCTGGCCGTGCCCGGCATGTGCGTCGAGATCGACGCCACCGCCGGCCGTTGA
- a CDS encoding helix-turn-helix transcriptional regulator, translated as MTAVSPERVRGQIDQLAVAGLDWQTFGRTATDLLNRAMPFAASCFASVDPATHIVTANVKSGCLDDDHDIEWSYHEYEVEDLYDFRSLSSAGGGVVTLHSSSGGDLERSRRHAELFAPVWDFSDELRVTLRVDGVTWGALALFHGDGRTFTTAEQAFVASVSEGLARGVRSGLVAAAVGDDGRPAPSGPAVLVVDASGEVAQANLGATERLADLGCADLEASELPQIVKALVAAARRMSTTPGASTPRARMRTDGGHWIVAHASPLISRDGGRPDVVVTIDDARPPEIVPLVVASYGLTGRERDVVALVLQGIDTGDIAQRLHLSAYTVQDHLKKVFAKVGVRSRRELIAQVFNDHYVPQMAAGAGLAPSGWFAGS; from the coding sequence ATGACTGCGGTGAGCCCGGAGCGCGTGCGTGGCCAGATCGACCAGCTCGCCGTCGCCGGCCTGGACTGGCAGACGTTCGGCCGGACGGCGACCGACCTGCTGAACCGCGCGATGCCGTTCGCCGCGAGCTGCTTCGCCTCGGTCGATCCGGCCACCCACATCGTCACGGCCAACGTCAAGAGCGGGTGCCTCGACGACGACCACGACATCGAGTGGTCGTACCACGAGTACGAGGTCGAGGACCTGTACGACTTCCGCTCCCTCTCCTCCGCCGGCGGCGGCGTGGTCACGCTGCACTCCTCGAGCGGCGGCGACCTCGAGCGCTCCCGCCGGCACGCGGAGCTGTTCGCGCCCGTCTGGGACTTCTCCGACGAGCTCCGGGTGACGTTGCGCGTCGACGGCGTGACCTGGGGCGCGCTCGCCCTCTTCCACGGCGACGGCCGCACGTTCACCACCGCCGAGCAGGCGTTCGTCGCCTCGGTCTCCGAAGGCCTCGCGCGGGGCGTGCGCAGCGGCCTGGTCGCCGCGGCCGTCGGCGACGACGGGCGCCCGGCACCGTCCGGTCCGGCGGTGCTCGTCGTGGACGCCTCCGGCGAGGTCGCGCAGGCCAACCTGGGTGCCACCGAGCGTCTCGCCGACCTCGGCTGCGCCGACCTCGAAGCCTCGGAGCTCCCCCAGATCGTCAAGGCGCTGGTGGCCGCGGCTCGCCGCATGAGCACGACGCCGGGCGCCTCGACCCCACGGGCGCGGATGCGGACCGACGGCGGGCACTGGATCGTCGCGCACGCCTCGCCGTTGATCAGCCGTGACGGTGGCCGACCCGACGTCGTGGTCACCATCGACGACGCCCGCCCGCCGGAGATCGTCCCGCTGGTCGTGGCGTCCTACGGGCTCACGGGTCGGGAGCGGGACGTGGTCGCGCTGGTCCTGCAGGGGATCGACACCGGGGACATCGCGCAGCGCCTGCACCTGTCGGCGTACACGGTGCAGGACCACCTGAAGAAGGTCTTCGCCAAGGTCGGGGTCCGCAGCCGCCGTGAGCTGATCGCCCAGGTGTTCAACGACCACTACGTGCCGCAGATGGCGGCCGGGGCCGGTCTCGCGCCGTCGGGGTGGTTCGCGGGGTCCTGA
- a CDS encoding DUF6790 family protein produces the protein MNLSNPAAWGPAFIPVIALIGALVHIARSSDRSSRRRLEIALLWGLVVALGVGEVVTAGSHFFAPAATAAQIGFPAGNPFQWEVACANLTFAVLGIACYWQRGAFWTATVAGYLVYFWGCGVGHIVQYVQNDNTAPYNWGPLVPVVFIVPAVLAVLLVALHRSERAPAHHPEHAATPA, from the coding sequence GTGAACCTGTCCAACCCGGCGGCCTGGGGTCCGGCCTTCATCCCCGTCATCGCCCTGATCGGCGCGCTGGTCCACATCGCCCGGTCCTCCGACCGATCCTCGCGCCGACGCCTCGAGATCGCCCTGCTGTGGGGCCTCGTGGTCGCCCTGGGCGTGGGCGAGGTCGTCACGGCCGGCTCGCACTTCTTCGCCCCGGCCGCCACCGCCGCGCAGATCGGCTTCCCCGCCGGCAACCCGTTCCAGTGGGAGGTCGCCTGCGCGAACCTGACCTTCGCCGTCCTCGGGATCGCCTGCTACTGGCAGCGCGGCGCGTTCTGGACGGCGACGGTGGCCGGTTACCTCGTCTACTTCTGGGGCTGCGGGGTCGGGCACATCGTCCAGTACGTGCAGAACGACAACACGGCGCCCTACAACTGGGGCCCGCTCGTGCCCGTGGTCTTCATCGTGCCCGCGGTGCTCGCCGTTCTCCTGGTTGCTCTGCACCGGTCCGAGCGCGCGCCGGCCCATCACCCCGAACACGCCGCCACACCGGCGTGA
- a CDS encoding LuxR C-terminal-related transcriptional regulator, with product MELREGGGVAREIGPRALATAPAGAAPPVLGRAAELAWITGFSRRALAGRAGRALVLGPGGIGKTVLVEAAVALVPDAVVVRVHAVPAAPPGALLGDLLAALGAPCTRALGADEAAAVLLAILGEQQDRGPVVVVVHDVHDADEPSSRAIERVFRRLVHDRVLLLATARPEGLGQHWSRFFADGPDAGTLSLEGLDEDGVRDLVAALRPGRWSRSVIALLHRDTGGHPLHLTRLLRELPDEVLLGGSPLPAPRELAQEVTDAASRLSDGARRLLACLAVLDRPAHRTVLARVDALADVALEDAARELVEAGLVDAPSLGDADRLRIHHPLVRNAVEAALEDKERARLHLDAARAVGGAAALMHRVAAARGRPDPELADELESAAVADPGDVRAATARLLAAADLSATGDEAARRTLAAGLLLVDGQDAQRLSALAPSIREAEPSPGRDVVLGFLASQGQDPHAALLLQSALDAPDGDPETRALAGVRLALEHVFRGRGAAATEAAARVPVLTRRPLRAEQAHILEAVGRAQHAGPDAGLERLDGHVDGALGADPAITAGTLLLAAGRVPEARRRLEEGLSRVRRGAASTSTHRAHCHLVEVLYRSGRWDLAEAEADVALDWFADGDLPWAESVAHAVAAMVPAARCQQERATAHLAAARASLARTFNPQGVHAIALAEAILARALGDGAGMERALRDVPAVAARGGMSSAPFAPWRPLHAEALVATGDLVGARRAVRSWPRAGAPLWFRLARHQVQARIALGGGDPVGAAAALRSGIALADAHGAEADDVCPVELAELRALLAGLPDVHDADEQNAVARLVFERLAATPWLDSLRAGDPAPSHDDGARGLTPRERQVAGLVARGMTSREAAEVLWVTPKAVDYHLGNVYAKLGLTSRRQLRGRSFS from the coding sequence GTGGAGCTCCGGGAGGGCGGCGGCGTGGCGCGCGAGATCGGTCCGCGGGCACTCGCGACCGCGCCTGCGGGGGCGGCCCCGCCGGTTCTGGGACGCGCGGCGGAGCTGGCCTGGATCACAGGGTTCTCCCGGCGCGCGCTGGCGGGGCGGGCGGGCCGGGCGCTCGTCCTCGGGCCGGGCGGGATCGGCAAGACCGTCCTGGTGGAGGCGGCGGTCGCGCTCGTCCCGGACGCCGTCGTCGTGCGGGTGCACGCGGTCCCCGCCGCCCCGCCCGGGGCGCTGCTCGGGGATCTCCTCGCCGCGCTCGGTGCCCCGTGCACGCGCGCACTCGGCGCCGACGAGGCCGCCGCGGTCCTGCTCGCCATCCTCGGCGAGCAGCAGGACCGCGGCCCCGTCGTCGTGGTGGTCCACGACGTCCACGACGCCGACGAGCCGTCGAGCAGGGCGATCGAGCGGGTCTTCCGCCGTCTCGTCCACGACCGCGTGCTGCTCCTCGCGACCGCCCGGCCCGAGGGCCTCGGCCAGCACTGGTCGCGGTTCTTCGCCGACGGTCCCGACGCCGGGACCTTGTCGCTCGAGGGGCTCGACGAGGACGGGGTGCGCGACCTGGTGGCCGCGTTGCGGCCGGGACGGTGGAGCAGGAGCGTGATCGCGCTCCTGCACCGCGACACCGGCGGTCACCCGCTGCACCTCACCCGGCTCTTGCGCGAGCTGCCCGACGAGGTCCTCCTCGGCGGTTCCCCGCTGCCCGCACCCCGCGAGCTGGCGCAGGAGGTCACGGACGCGGCATCGCGCCTGTCCGACGGTGCCCGTCGCCTGCTGGCGTGCCTGGCGGTCCTCGACCGGCCCGCGCACCGGACGGTGCTCGCCCGCGTCGACGCGCTCGCCGACGTCGCCCTGGAGGACGCCGCGCGGGAGCTCGTCGAGGCGGGTCTGGTCGACGCCCCGTCGCTCGGCGACGCCGACCGCCTGCGCATCCACCACCCCCTGGTCCGCAACGCCGTGGAGGCCGCCCTCGAGGACAAGGAGCGGGCCCGGCTGCACCTCGACGCCGCCCGCGCGGTCGGTGGTGCGGCGGCACTGATGCACCGGGTCGCGGCCGCCCGGGGTCGCCCCGATCCCGAGCTCGCCGACGAGCTCGAGTCCGCGGCCGTCGCCGACCCCGGCGACGTCCGTGCCGCCACCGCGCGCCTGCTCGCGGCGGCCGACCTCAGCGCCACCGGTGACGAGGCTGCCCGCCGGACCCTCGCCGCCGGGCTGCTGCTGGTCGACGGGCAGGACGCCCAGCGGCTGTCGGCGCTCGCCCCGTCCATCCGGGAGGCGGAGCCGAGCCCCGGGCGCGACGTCGTCCTGGGGTTCCTCGCCAGCCAGGGCCAGGACCCGCACGCCGCACTGCTCCTGCAGTCCGCTCTCGACGCCCCCGACGGGGATCCGGAGACCAGAGCGCTGGCCGGGGTACGGCTCGCGCTCGAGCACGTCTTCCGTGGGCGGGGCGCGGCGGCGACCGAGGCCGCCGCACGCGTCCCGGTCCTCACCCGTCGTCCGCTGCGGGCCGAGCAGGCCCACATCCTGGAGGCGGTCGGCCGGGCCCAGCACGCCGGTCCCGACGCCGGGCTGGAGCGGCTCGACGGGCACGTCGACGGTGCCCTCGGCGCCGACCCGGCGATCACCGCCGGCACGCTGCTGCTGGCCGCCGGTCGCGTCCCCGAGGCTCGGCGTCGCCTCGAGGAGGGTCTGTCCCGGGTCCGTCGGGGCGCTGCATCGACGAGCACCCATCGCGCGCACTGCCATCTCGTCGAGGTGCTCTACCGATCCGGGCGGTGGGACCTCGCCGAGGCCGAGGCCGACGTCGCTCTCGACTGGTTCGCCGACGGCGATCTCCCGTGGGCCGAGTCGGTCGCGCACGCCGTGGCCGCGATGGTCCCGGCGGCCCGCTGCCAGCAGGAGCGCGCGACCGCCCACCTCGCGGCGGCCCGAGCATCCCTCGCGCGGACCTTCAACCCGCAGGGCGTCCACGCGATCGCCCTCGCCGAAGCCATCCTCGCCCGGGCCCTCGGCGACGGCGCCGGGATGGAGCGGGCGCTGCGTGACGTGCCCGCCGTCGCCGCCCGCGGCGGCATGTCCTCGGCCCCGTTCGCCCCGTGGCGACCGCTGCACGCCGAGGCGCTCGTCGCGACCGGCGACCTCGTCGGGGCCCGCCGCGCCGTCCGCTCCTGGCCGCGCGCCGGCGCTCCGCTGTGGTTCCGGCTGGCCCGCCACCAGGTCCAGGCCCGCATCGCGCTCGGCGGCGGCGACCCGGTGGGCGCCGCGGCCGCGCTCCGCTCCGGGATCGCCCTCGCGGACGCCCACGGCGCGGAGGCCGACGACGTGTGCCCGGTGGAGCTGGCGGAGCTCCGGGCCCTGCTCGCCGGTCTCCCCGACGTCCACGACGCGGACGAGCAGAACGCGGTGGCACGTCTGGTCTTCGAACGACTCGCCGCGACCCCCTGGCTCGACTCACTGCGCGCCGGCGATCCGGCACCATCACACGATGACGGCGCCCGCGGCCTCACGCCCCGGGAGCGACAGGTGGCGGGACTGGTCGCCCGGGGCATGACGAGTCGTGAGGCCGCCGAGGTGCTGTGGGTGACGCCGAAGGCGGTCGACTACCACCTCGGCAACGTCTACGCGAAGCTCGGGCTCACCTCGCGCCGCCAACTGCGCGGTCGGTCGTTCTCCTGA
- a CDS encoding carotenoid oxygenase family protein: MTSLPAGPHPVPVDVTLVPELNGLFAPTSTEHDLGDLEVVGELPAELDGVYLRNGPNPRFGPLGSYSYPLDGDGMVHAVRLGGGRAQYANRFVETPALRAEERAGHALWSGLMTMYMPDATEVSPELAGTRKDLPDINVVRHAGRTLALAESGTPFVLSDDLSTIGRETFGGSLPAGITAHPKIDPRTGEMLVFCYGFREPFLTWSVVGPDGAVRRTPTPVAGVERPTMIHDMAITDRFVVLIVAPYYFDIGAAMSGGSLLSWRPDEGTRIALIPRDGSGPRWFTTETFWCWHLANAYDDEDGSVVVDHVAYDAPDTQDGTEHEGDDPPRLARLRLDPRTGAVRTDRSSEWRVEFPRIDDRVLGRRHDRIATVAARTEGADWADTLVVTDPGSGREAHWSAPELAIGEPVFLGDPTDPDPDHGWWGSLAVDRTADLSWFLLLPAADPAGGPVARIRIPVRVPLGLHGAWLPTGP, translated from the coding sequence GTGACCTCCCTGCCCGCCGGGCCGCACCCGGTGCCCGTCGACGTCACTCTCGTGCCCGAGCTGAACGGGTTGTTCGCGCCGACCTCGACCGAACACGACCTGGGCGACCTCGAGGTCGTCGGGGAGCTCCCCGCCGAGCTCGACGGCGTGTACCTGCGCAACGGTCCGAACCCGCGGTTCGGCCCGCTCGGCTCCTACTCCTACCCGCTCGACGGGGACGGGATGGTGCACGCCGTCCGGCTCGGCGGTGGACGGGCGCAGTACGCGAACCGCTTCGTCGAGACCCCGGCGCTGCGGGCCGAGGAGCGCGCCGGGCATGCCCTGTGGTCCGGGCTGATGACGATGTACATGCCCGACGCCACCGAGGTCTCCCCCGAGCTCGCCGGCACCAGGAAGGACCTCCCGGACATCAACGTCGTGCGCCACGCGGGACGCACGCTCGCACTGGCCGAGTCCGGGACGCCGTTCGTCCTCTCCGACGACCTCTCGACCATCGGCCGGGAGACCTTCGGCGGCTCCCTGCCGGCGGGCATCACCGCGCACCCCAAGATCGACCCGCGCACCGGCGAGATGCTCGTCTTCTGCTACGGGTTCCGGGAGCCGTTCCTGACGTGGTCGGTCGTCGGACCCGACGGCGCCGTCCGTCGGACGCCCACCCCCGTCGCCGGCGTCGAACGCCCCACCATGATCCACGACATGGCGATCACCGACCGGTTCGTCGTGCTGATCGTCGCGCCCTACTACTTCGACATCGGTGCCGCCATGAGCGGCGGGAGCCTGCTCTCGTGGCGCCCGGACGAGGGGACCCGCATCGCCCTGATCCCCCGGGACGGGTCCGGGCCGCGCTGGTTCACCACCGAGACCTTCTGGTGCTGGCACCTCGCCAATGCCTACGACGACGAGGACGGCTCCGTGGTCGTCGACCACGTCGCCTACGACGCCCCCGACACCCAGGACGGGACAGAGCACGAGGGCGACGACCCGCCCCGGCTCGCCCGGCTGCGGCTCGATCCCCGGACCGGCGCCGTCCGCACCGACCGGTCCTCGGAGTGGCGGGTCGAGTTCCCCCGCATCGACGACCGGGTCCTCGGCCGTCGTCATGACCGCATCGCCACGGTCGCCGCACGGACCGAGGGCGCCGACTGGGCCGACACGCTCGTCGTGACCGACCCGGGCAGTGGCCGCGAGGCGCACTGGAGCGCGCCGGAGCTCGCGATCGGCGAGCCCGTGTTCCTCGGCGACCCCACCGATCCCGACCCCGACCACGGCTGGTGGGGCAGCCTCGCCGTCGACCGCACCGCGGACCTGAGCTGGTTCCTCCTCCTGCCCGCCGCCGATCCGGCCGGCGGACCGGTCGCACGGATCCGGATCCCCGTCCGGGTCCCGCTCGGCCTCCACGGGGCCTGGCTCCCGACCGGACCCTGA